From the genome of Eublepharis macularius isolate TG4126 chromosome 12, MPM_Emac_v1.0, whole genome shotgun sequence, one region includes:
- the LOC129339639 gene encoding olfactory receptor 2D3-like, which produces MGGDNLTFTNEFVLVGLSSDHETQIFLFVVILLVYSFTLVGNLGIIVLVQTDSHLHTPMYFFLTHLSSLEICYVNCTIPQMLAHLLMGHAELSLIRCALQMYVALAMATAEAFLLSVMAYDRFLAICRPLIYATVMRRWHQLQLASTCWVGGFCVAVVCVSITFSHHFCNPCCVNHFICEIPMVLKLACDDTHTTEFIIFVFAAMVIFIPISVILISYVLILLSMFQMRSATGLRKAFSTCGSHLAVVIMFLGGTTFTYLIPESGRSPDTDKQIAVFYVVVTPLLNPIIYTLRNKDVHEAMAKALQRLGFAKKS; this is translated from the coding sequence ATGGGAGGTGACAACCTCACTTTCACTAATGAATTTGTCTTGGTGGGACTCTCCAGTGACCATGAGACACAGATTTTCCTCTTTGTGGTCATTCTCCTCGTCTACTCATTTACCCTTGTGGGGAACCTAGGGATCATCGTGCTCGTACAGACAGACTCTCACCTCCACacacccatgtatttcttcctcaccCACCTCTCGAGCCTGGAGATTTGTTATGTCAACTGCACCATACCCCAGATGCTGGCTCATCTTCTCATGGGTCATGCAGAATTGTCCTTAATCCGTTGTGCATTACAGATGTATGTAGCTTTGGCAATGGCCACCGCTGAAGCATTTTTGTTGAGTGTCATGGCCTATGATCGTTTCTTAGCCATCTGCCGTCCCCTGATCTATGCCACTGTCATGAGAAGATGGCACCAGTTACAACTTGCTTCAACATGTTGGGTAGGTGGCTTTTGTGTTGCTGTCGTATGTGTCAGCATCACCTTTAGCCACCACTTCTGCAATCCCTGCTGTGTCAACCACTTTATCTGTGAGATACCAATGGTGTTGAAACTAGCATGTGATGATACCCACACCACAGAATTCATAATTTTTGTGTTTGCGGCAATGGTCATCTTCATACCCATTTCCGTTATCTTGATCTCCTATGTGCTGATTTTGCTTTCCATGTTCCAAATGCGTTCAGCCACTGGACTGCGCAAGGCCTTCTCTACATGCGGCTCCCATTTAGCAGTGGTCATCATGTTCCTTGGTGGAACCACCTTCACCTATCTTATACCCGAGTCAGGACGATCGCCTGATACCGACAAGCAAATTGCAGTGTTTTACGTTGTGGTCACCCCTCTTCTAAACCCGATCATTTACACCCTGCGGAACAAAGATGTCCATGAGGCGATGGCCAAGGCGCTGCAAAGACTGGGCTTTGCTAAGAAAAGCTGA